The window TTCGGTACGCGTGGGTCAGGTCTCGGATCAGGAGGCGATCGCGATCGGTGAGGCGATCGGCAAGGTGTCTGACGGCGCCAAGAAGATCCAGGACGACAAGATCGGTGCCTCCCTGGGCAAGGAGTTGCGCAACAAGGCGTTGATCGCCTTCGGGATCGCCTTCCTCGTGCAGTTGCTGTATCTGGCGTTCCGGTTCAAATGGACCTTCGGTCTGTCCGCGGTGCTGGCGATGTTCCACGATGTGCTGATCGTGACCGGCGTCTTCGCCTGGCTGCAGAAACCGATCGACGGCGTCTTCCTGGCTGCCGCGATGACGATCATCGGCCTCTCGGTCAACGACACGGTCGTGGTCTTCGACCGCATCCGAGAACGTTGGTATGCCTCGCGCGGCGAGTCGTTCGCCGCCGTCGCCAACAAGGCCTGCGTCGAGACCATGCCGCGTACGGTGAACACCGGTCTGGGCGCGATGTTCATCCTCGCAGCGTTGGCGATCTTCGGTGGCGATTCGTTGCGCGACTTCTCGATCGCGCTGTTGCTGGGTCTGATCATCGGTACGTACTCGTCCGTGTTCGTCGCCACGCCGATCCTCACCTACCTTCAGGAGAAGTGGCCGCTTTCGCGGGCGCCGAAGGTCAAGCTGGTGCGCGACACCGGTGAGAACGCCGGCGCGGTCGTCTGATCCGGTCGACGGCCTCCGCAGTTGTCGGTGGCCGCGGCTAGGGTGCTCCGGTGCCTGCTGAAGCCTCGGATACCTCGGTCGTACGCGATGTGCTCGCGGCTGCTGTCGAGGCGCTGGGTGGGCAGGAGCGGGCCGGTCAGGTCGAGATGGCCGCGGCTGTGTCTCGGGCGTTCGTGGACGACACGCACCTGCTGGTGCAGGCCGGCACCGGCACGGGCAAGTCGCTGGGATACCTGGTGCCCGCGTTGCTGCACGACTCACGGGTGGTGGTCGCGACCGCGACACTGGCATTGCAGCACCAGCTCGTCGAGCGCGACATCCCCCGGCTGGTGGAGGCGGTCGGGAAGCTGCCTGGGGTCGACGCGTCGTACGCAGTCCTCAAAGGCCGCTCCAACTACGCCTGCCTGCACCGCATCCGCGAGGGGGTGCCCGATGATCAGGGCACTCTGGTCGACGTGCCGGAGGGCTCGCTGGGTGCCGAGGTGCTCAAACTTCGAGCCTGGGCCGAGAAGGAGTCCGAGAGCGGCGGCACGGGGGAGAAGGACAACGCCCCTCGCCACCACGACCGGGTCTGGCGCCAGGTGTCGGTCAACCACCGCGAATGCCTCGGCGCGACCAAGTGCCCCTTCGCCCAGGAGTGCTTCGCCGAGCGTGCCAAGGAGAAGGCGCACCGCTCGCACCTGATCGTCACCAACCACTCCCTGCTCGCGATCGACGCGATCGAGGGGGTGCCGATGATCCCGGAGTACGACGCGGTGGTCATCGACGAGGCGCACGAGGTGGTGTCGCGGGTGACCCAGGCGGCCACCGACGAGTTGGCGGTCGCAGACGTTGAACGTGCCGCGACTCGTGCCCAGCGTTATGTCGACGGTGACGAGGCCGACCGGCTCGCCGAGGCGGCAGACGCGCTGGCCGACGCGATGGCGGCGGCACCTGCTGGCCGCTTCGACGCCGTTCCCGAGCAGCTCGCAGAGGCGCTCGGGTCGGTCCGGGACGCGGCCCGAGCACTCGTGTCCGCGTTCCCCCGCGAGGGGGCCGAGGCCGATGCCGACGCAGCGAAGACCCAAGCCCGCGGGCTGGTCCAGGAGGTCTTCGTCAACGCCGAGCGGATGGCGTCGAACGCCGACGCCGACGTGCTGTGGATGAGCGAGGCGGCCGAGATCGGCACTCGGCGCATCCCCGCGCGGCTTTATGTCGCCCCGCTGCAGGTGTGGGGACCGATGCGGGACAAGCTGTTGGCCGACAAGACGGCCGTCTTCACCTCGGCCACCCTGATGCTCGGCGGCGACTTCCGTACCGTCGCGACCTCGGTCGGCCTCAAACCCTCCGAGCAGGTCACCGCTCCGGTAGTTGAGGAGCCGCGCCAACCGGTGGTTGAGGAGCCTGCGCAGCAGGCGTCTCGAAACCACGACACCCGTCAACCGGTGGTTGAGGAGCCTGCGCAGCAGGCGTCTCGAAACCACGACACCCGGCCCTGGCGCGGTCTCGACGTCGGCTCACCGTTCGACTATCCCCAGCAGGCGATCCTGTACGTCGCGCGCCACCTGCCACAGCCCGGTCGAGACGGTCTCGGCGAGAAGCAACTCGACGAGATCGTGCGCCTCGTCGACGCCGCCGACGGTCGTACGCTCGGCCTGTTCTCCTCCCGCCGAGCCGCGGACCGCGCGGCAGAGGCCGTACGCGAGCGGCTGCCGCACCTGACGACGTTGGCTCAAGGGGATGCCCAGTTGCCCGAACTCACTCGACAGTTCGTCGAGGACCCGCACACCTGCCTGTTCGGCACGCTGTCGTTGTGGCAGGGACTCGACGTGCCGGGGGAGACCTGCCAACTGGTGATCATCGATCGCATCCCGTTCCCTCGCCCCGACGATCCGTTGATGTCGGCGCGCGCGAAGGCAGCTGACGCGGAAGGTCGCAACGGCTTCATGGAGGTCTCGGCGACCCATGCAGCCTTGCTGATCGCGCAGGGTGCGGGCCGGTTGATCCGTACGACCACCGACCGGGGCGTGGTTGCGGTGCTCGACCCCCGCTTGGTGACCGCGCGTTATGGCAACTTCATCAAAGCGTCGCTGCCGCCGATGTGGACCACCACCGACCCGGCGATCGCCGAACAGGCACTCAAGCGGCTGGCTGCCGGCTGAGCACCTGCCGGTGGCTACTAGCGGACGCGCACCTTGATCAGCTTGGCTGTGGACGCGGCGAAGGCGTCGGTGCCGAGGTAGATCGTCTTGATCTTGTACTTCCCCTTGGGCAGGGCGGGGAACTTGACCTTGACTTTGCCGTTGGTCAGCGTCTTGACGAGTCCCTTGCGAGCTTTGGTTGGGGCACCCTTGCCCTTGATCCGCACGCGGACCTTGCCGGTGGGCGTGGCGGTGTCGCTGGCGACCTTGATCTTGACGGTGAATCGCTTGCCTGCCTGCGCACGCTTGGCCTGCTGCTTGGTGAGTTTGGCGCGCGTGGCGGTGACAGCCAGCCGGCGTGCCGGGGACGCTCGACGTCGGTGTCCCGCTTGGCGGCAAGACTGTCGGTGTCCCGCTCGGCGAAGAGACGGTCGTGGTCGTGGTGGGTGTGCTCGTGGTCGGGGTCGTCGTCGGCGTCACCACCACGTGCGGCGTGGCCTTCCACGAGAAGAGATCACCCACGCCGTTGGTGTCCCCCGACACGAGATCTGACGCTCCGGAATAGAAGCCGAGAAGTTGTCCGTCCGCGCTGATCGACGTCTGGTCCGAACCCTGGTTGCCTGATGATCCGGATAGGCCTAGAGAGACGATCCGCGTGGTGCCCGCCACCAAGTCGCGATAGAAGACGTCGCTCTTGCCATTGGTGTCGCCCTCGACGAGGTTAGAGGCTCGGGAACTAAACGCCACGTACCTGCCGCCGCTGCTCACCACCGTATCGATCGAGTCGTCGTTGCCTCGCTGTCCCGCCGCGTCGACGGACACCTTGGCCACTGACCCCGCAGCGAGGTCCCACACGAACGCCTCTTGCAGGTAGTCATCGCCCCCGGGTTGCGCTCGATAGCCGACAAAGAGCCCGTCAGCGCTGATGGTGGCGTCGGTCTGGCTACCGGCCGGAGCATTGGGCTGCGGGACCTTCTGCACACTTCCGGTGGTGAGGTCGCGTACGAAGACGTTGGTGTCTGCGACGTCACCTGGGACCAGGTCCGTGGCGTTCGAGACGAAGGCCACCCGGCGGCCATCGGCACTGAGGGTGGCTCCCCATGCCTTGGTGGCGATCAGGGACGAGGTACTGGTGGTGGTGTCGTAGAGCCGCAATGTGAAGTCAGACCAGTCGCCATATGCGATCCGCGTGCCGTCCTGGCTGATCGCCAGCGGATCGTCGTCGCCGACCCCGTGCCGGATCGGCAGCGCCTTGGTGGTCCCCGCGACCGTGTCGCGTACGTAGACGTTGGCGCTGGCTGGCTTAGTGGAGTCGAGGGTCGTGGCGTCGGATTGGAAGACCACGTAGCGACCGTCTGCGCTGATGCCGGCGTTCCATGACATGCCGTTGCTAGGCGTCCCGTCAGTAGCGACTGAGGCCAGGGAGGTCTGCCCCGTGGCGAGATTGCGTACGAACACATCGAGGTTGCCGTTGGTGTCGCCGGCGATGAGGTTGGTCGAGGCTGAATAGAAGACCACCCAGTTGCCGTCCGCACTCAGGATCGGTGAGTATCCGCCTGCGTCGGAGATCCCGCCCCCCGTTGCGTCGGTGATCAGGGAGATGCCCTGAGCGGTCGGCGCTCCCGTTGCGGCGGCAGCGAGCAGGGTTGTGCCGAGCGCGCCGACGGCTAAGACGGCGAGAGCAGCATGGCGAGCAGTGGTGTGACGAATCGACACGATCAGGTGACTCCTGGGTCCTTGACGGGGCAAGACCCACTCACCTCAACACGCCGGGGCACGACCGTGTGCGGATTCGCTGATCTCCGGCCAACTCCGGACAAAGTCCGAACAAGTCCGGACGCGGCCGCGCCAACTCACACGCGACGCAGCACAGCCGTCACCACGCCCAAGATGGTGGCGTTGGTGCCGTCGATCGGGTCGTAGTTGGGGTTGTGCGGCATCAGCCAGACCTGGCCGTCACGCTTGCGCAGGGTCTTGACCGTGGCCTCGCCATCGATCATCGCCGCCACGATCTGGCCGCTCTCGGCGGTCTGCTCCTGTCGTACGACCACATAGTCGCCGTGGCAGATCGCCGCGTCGATCATCGAGTCACCGGAGACCTCGAGCAGGTAGAGGTTGCCGTCGCCGACGAGCTGCTTGGGCAGCGGGAACACGTCTTCGACGTTCTGCTCGGCAAGGATCGGGCCACCGGCCGCGATCCGACCGACGACCGGGATGTTGACCGCCGCGGGTGCCGCGTTGCCGATGTCGGTGACGTCCACCTCGTGCTCCTCGACGCCGGAGATGCTGCGGCGGGCGGCGAGCACCTCGGGGAGGAACACCTCAAGTGCCCGAGGACGGTTGGGGTCGCGGCGGAGGAATCCCTTCTCCTCCAGGGTCCGCAACTGATGCGCGACGCTGGACGAGGAGGTCAGGCCCACCGCGGCACCGATCTCGCGCATGCTGGGCGGATAGCCCTTGTTCTCCAGCGAGCGCCGGATCACGGTGAGGATCTTCTGCTGTCGCGGTGTGAGCCCGGTGGAGTCGGGAGGGCCGTCGGGGAACTCGCTCACCTTGGCGTTCTTCGCGCGCCCGGTTGCCTTCGCCATGCCTTCACTGCCTCCCAAGTGGCGGCCGGAATCCCCGGCCTCGAATCAGATGCCTCACCGTAGGCCGCCCGGGCCCCAGGATCAAACACCTGTTCGAGTGGCGTGTCGCGCGTTCACCGAAGGTGCGCGACGCCCTCTTCGAGGAGCCCCTGCGCTGCGGTGTAGGTGGCCATCACTGCCGCGTCCCAGCGCGGGTCGGTCGTCTCGAGTACGAACTGGCTCAGTCCGATGAGGCTGTCAGACAGCAAGAAGAGCAAGGCACCTGCTGAGGCGGTGCGGCGGGCGTACGCCGGCTGCCGCGGCCCGAGGTTGAGCGCCGCCGCGGACACCGCAGTGAGTGCGCCGGAGTAGCCGGCCAGCACCGGCCCCAGCGGCGGGTGTTCCATGCTGGCCTTCACCGCGACGCCCGGCGCCCCCAGCGCCCAGCCCGTGGCGAGGACCTTCGCGCTCGTCGTACGCCAACCACCGGGGGAGACCCGCGGGGCGAGCGCGCTCAACCACCCGGTTTGCCCGAGAGCGAAGGCGCCTGCTCCGGGCACGAAAGCCCGGGCGCCCGGGCGCATCAACGCGATGTCGCCGACCCAGCTCCCGGCCAGGGCAGCGTACGTCGCGCGCCGGGCGGGGGCTTGGGTGCGGGCGGCGGTCACCGCCGCAAGGGCCGGCATCAGCAGGGGCTTGGTGACCAGCCGTGCTCGCTGCCGGCCTTTGGTAGCGAACCAGGTGTCGGCGATCGAGAGGGCTGCGTAAGCGAGCTGGCGTCGCCGGTGTGGCTGCATTGGCGCAACCTACGCCGAGGGGTCACGAACTCGCACCGAGGGGTCATGAAATCGCACCGAGGGGTCACGAACCTTTCGAACACGCGTACGGTCGAATGCTTGACTCGTTCGAACATGCGCTCTAATCTCGTACGCATGTTCGATCGGAGGTCTGATCGAACCACCGAGAGTCGGGCGGGCCAGCACGAGGCCGATTCGAAATGTCGGTGGTCGCGGTTAGACATCGGATCAAGCAAGGCACCGACTTCGGTGGCCACCCGGCCGCCACTTCCCCAGGAGGTCCCGATGAGCACCATCGCCATCAACCACACCGTTCGTACGACTCCTCGCTCCGCCGGCAGGGCGCCCCATGGCCAACTGCGGCTGACCCGTCGCGGTCGCGCCGTCGTGATCGCCTTCGGGGTGATCGTGGTGTTGGCGCTCGGGATGTTCCTGGGTGCGGGTTCGGTGGCGAGTCGGTTCGCCGGGCCGACGGAGACGACCGTGATCAAGGTCGAGCCTGGCCAGACCCTGTGGGGCATCGCGGCCGAGGTGACCGACAGCGGGGATGACGTGCGCGACACGATGTACGACATCCAGCGGATGAACGCGATGACGTCCAGCACGTTGCAGGCAGGTCAGAAACTGCGCGTCCCGCTCGCCGACTGAACCCCTTTCGAGTTTCACAACTGAATACAGGCATCGTCGACTCGGCTCGACCCGGTCGACGATGTGGGGAAGACGAGGGGTGGACCGGCTTGGCGGCGGGTCTGCCCCTCGCGCCTTTCCGTTCGGCTTGTCAGTGCCGGTGCGACCTGATCGGTCGGTCGGCCGGCCCGTCGGGAGAGGTGATCCCGAGGGCTCGCAGCAAGCGCAAGCCCAGCATCAGAGCCAGGAAGAGGCACGCCATCGCGCCGACCGTGGCGACGACGAGCAGCCACCAACCGGTGCCTTCTCCCGAGCGGGCGGCCGTACCGAAGTCGATGGCGAGATAGATCAGATATCCCCAAGCGATCAGCGCCAGCGTGATAGCGGCGCATAAACCCAAGACCTGCGGGGAGAACTGCCGAGGCGGCCGTGCTCCCCGTCGTGCCCCCGCCCGTTTCCCGCCCGCCACGTGTCTCATTGTGTCGGATGGGGCAACCCCTTGCGTGGGCGGCGCACCCTGCGATCACCTAGTGGGAAGATCACTGCCACCGGGTGACAGCGATCTTCCAGCTTGTTGCCTTCGAACAACCCTGACCGGTCCTGTCTCGCGGCCGACGCACACGAACGGCCGAGTAATTCGTGGACCGACCCTCATCCCCAGCGGTTGGCGCATGTACGAATTGGAGTTCATCGCCTAACCCGGTGCGCGATCTCTTTCGCTGAAGATCGGGTTATCCCCAGGCCCGATGTGGGCATGGCTAAGGAACGGCCGGATGGATACGCTCGGTGTCGGCTTCTCGGGAAAGCAGGTGTTTGCGTTGCGGATGGTCCGTACGGTCGTGGTGCTGGTCGTGAGTCTGATTGGCCTGGCGGCGTGTGGTGGCGAAGATCCCACGGCGGATCCGACGCCGATCCAGGCGTCCTCGTCGTCCGTGTCTTCCCCGACTGCGTCGGAGTCGGAGTCGGCCGAGCCGGAGGTCGAGTTGTGGCAGCAGAAGTCGCGGGCGGGCGCGAAGGCTTTCGTGGATCACTGGCTTGAGGCCCTTGACGTGGCGCAAACGACCGGCGATCTTGGGCCGCTGCGGGCATCAAGCCACCGAAGGTGCGTTGGATGTACTGGGTATGTCAAGGCTGTGGGCCGGCTTTATGCTGCGGGTGGGCATATTAAGACTGGGCCATGGCTTGCTGCCCACAAGGCGTACGACAGACAACAGTCCCCGAGTTCGCCGCGAATCGTGGTGGATGTTCGGATACCCAAAGCGGTTCAGGTGCTGTCCTCTGGTGCGGAACCAGAGACCTTCCCCGCGGGCCGCGACACATTCGCCGCATGGCTTCGTTGGGTCAACGACCAGTGGGTGATGTGGGAGTGGGAGTTTCTGCGGTGAGGCGACTCTTTGCACTCTGCGTGTTCACCGGCGCGTTCCTGGCAGTTGTCCCCATTCCGTCGGCGGTTGCTGCATGTCCATCCGGCACTGAGCAAGTGAAGGTCGATGGTGGAGGAACGGTCGTGAGAGTCGAACGGGTTCTCTGCGTCCCCGCCATCTATCAGCAATCCGGCAACGGCGAAGACGGGTTCACGTACACCTTCATCAAGATGTGTGAGCGTTCGGGTTTCGGCTGCACTAAGTGGCAGGAGTGTCCGCGGGTCGATGGCAAGTTGGGCAACAAGTATTACGTGATGGCTTGGCCGCTGAAAGGCGGTGAGGCGATCGAGATCGGCGAGCGTTGCTACTACGACGGCGAGCAGATCACGGCTGAGATGGTGGCCAAGGAGTTCGCGAAGGAGACGCCGCCGAGTGTTGAGTTGATGGTGCAGCCGCCGGGCGGGCGGACGTTGGTCAACTTCGACACGGTCTATTCCACGCAGGCGGAGGCGTACGTGAAGCCGGTCCGTCTGCTGGGCGAGACGGTGGAATTGAAGATCAGCCCGGTCCGCTACACCTGGAATCACGGTGACGGCACGGATCAGCACACCACGCATCCGGGCCAGGAGTTCGACGGCCGCGAAGGGGTCGAGCCTTCTGAGGTGGAGGGGATGGTGACGCATCAGTACGTCGCGCTCGGGACGTACGCCGCGAGTGTCGCGGTCGAGTGGAATGCGGTCTATCGCATCCAGGGTGACACGGACTGGACTCCGGTCGACGGCACGGTGACCAGTCAGGGGCCGAGCGTGGACCTGGAGGTCCTGGAGGCCTACGCCAAGCTCGTGGCCTGACTTGTTGGTTCGCCAAGAGATCTCTCGGGAAGCAAGGTGTTTGGGTTGCGGATGGTCCGTACGGTCGTGGTGCTGGTCGTGAGTCTGATTGGCCTGGCGGCGTGTGGTGGCGAAGATCCCACGGCGGATCCGACGCCGATCCAGGCGTCCTCGTCGTCCGTGTCTTCCCCGACTGCGTCGGAGTCGGAGTCGGCCGAGCCGGAGGTCGAGTTGTGGCAGCAGAAGTCGCGCGCGGGCGCGAAGGCTTTCGTGGATCACTGGCTTGAGGCGTTGTACGTCGCCCAGTCGACCGGTGACGTGGGGCCCTTGCAACAGGTGAGCCATCGCAAGTGCTTTGGCTGCAACGGGTACATCCGCGTCACGAGAAACATCTACGGTGCCGGTGGACGATATGAATCCGGGCCTTGGAAAGCCATGCAGAAGTGGATCGATCAGAAGATCACACTGCCTCGCCCCCGCGTCTACGCGAACGTACGAGTTCCGGAATCCGTCGAGTATGCAAATCCGGACGCGGAGCCGGAACGCAATCGCGGCAATACCACGAGATATGCCGCCACCCTGTGGTGGGTCGACGACGGTTGGAAGGTGTATGAGTGGGAGTTCGTGCTGTGAAGGCGCAGCGCGGTCGCCTCGACTCCTGGCAGGTTCGCATTTGGGCCTGCGCCCTTGTGATGCTTTGTGCGGTTTTGCCGATTGATCGTCGTGTAGCGCCGAGCGCCCAAGCAGCCTGCCCAGGAGGGACGGAAGAGGTTACGATTTCCGCGGGTGGCGGCTCGTATCAAGTTGAGGAGTACGCCTGCGTCCCCGTCATCTATCAGCAATCCGGCAACGGTGAAGACGGGTTCACGTACACCTTCATCAAGATGTGTGAGCGTTCGGGTTTCGGCTGCACTAAGTGGCAGGAGTGTCCGCGGGTCGATGGCAAGTTGGGCAACAAGT of the Nocardioides sp. genome contains:
- the lexA gene encoding transcriptional repressor LexA; the encoded protein is MAKATGRAKNAKVSEFPDGPPDSTGLTPRQQKILTVIRRSLENKGYPPSMREIGAAVGLTSSSSVAHQLRTLEEKGFLRRDPNRPRALEVFLPEVLAARRSISGVEEHEVDVTDIGNAAPAAVNIPVVGRIAAGGPILAEQNVEDVFPLPKQLVGDGNLYLLEVSGDSMIDAAICHGDYVVVRQEQTAESGQIVAAMIDGEATVKTLRKRDGQVWLMPHNPNYDPIDGTNATILGVVTAVLRRV
- a CDS encoding lysoplasmalogenase; this encodes MQPHRRRQLAYAALSIADTWFATKGRQRARLVTKPLLMPALAAVTAARTQAPARRATYAALAGSWVGDIALMRPGARAFVPGAGAFALGQTGWLSALAPRVSPGGWRTTSAKVLATGWALGAPGVAVKASMEHPPLGPVLAGYSGALTAVSAAALNLGPRQPAYARRTASAGALLFLLSDSLIGLSQFVLETTDPRWDAAVMATYTAAQGLLEEGVAHLR
- a CDS encoding ATP-dependent DNA helicase, translated to MAAAVSRAFVDDTHLLVQAGTGTGKSLGYLVPALLHDSRVVVATATLALQHQLVERDIPRLVEAVGKLPGVDASYAVLKGRSNYACLHRIREGVPDDQGTLVDVPEGSLGAEVLKLRAWAEKESESGGTGEKDNAPRHHDRVWRQVSVNHRECLGATKCPFAQECFAERAKEKAHRSHLIVTNHSLLAIDAIEGVPMIPEYDAVVIDEAHEVVSRVTQAATDELAVADVERAATRAQRYVDGDEADRLAEAADALADAMAAAPAGRFDAVPEQLAEALGSVRDAARALVSAFPREGAEADADAAKTQARGLVQEVFVNAERMASNADADVLWMSEAAEIGTRRIPARLYVAPLQVWGPMRDKLLADKTAVFTSATLMLGGDFRTVATSVGLKPSEQVTAPVVEEPRQPVVEEPAQQASRNHDTRQPVVEEPAQQASRNHDTRPWRGLDVGSPFDYPQQAILYVARHLPQPGRDGLGEKQLDEIVRLVDAADGRTLGLFSSRRAADRAAEAVRERLPHLTTLAQGDAQLPELTRQFVEDPHTCLFGTLSLWQGLDVPGETCQLVIIDRIPFPRPDDPLMSARAKAADAEGRNGFMEVSATHAALLIAQGAGRLIRTTTDRGVVAVLDPRLVTARYGNFIKASLPPMWTTTDPAIAEQALKRLAAG
- a CDS encoding Ig-like domain-containing protein — encoded protein: MAVTATRAKLTKQQAKRAQAGKRFTVKIKVASDTATPTGKVRVRIKGKGAPTKARKGLVKTLTNGKVKVKFPALPKGKYKIKTIYLGTDAFAASTAKLIKVRVR
- a CDS encoding LysM peptidoglycan-binding domain-containing protein gives rise to the protein MSTIAINHTVRTTPRSAGRAPHGQLRLTRRGRAVVIAFGVIVVLALGMFLGAGSVASRFAGPTETTVIKVEPGQTLWGIAAEVTDSGDDVRDTMYDIQRMNAMTSSTLQAGQKLRVPLAD
- a CDS encoding DUF6318 family protein codes for the protein MVRTVVVLVVSLIGLAACGGEDPTADPTPIQASSSSVSSPTASESESAEPEVELWQQKSRAGAKAFVDHWLEALYVAQSTGDVGPLQQVSHRKCFGCNGYIRVTRNIYGAGGRYESGPWKAMQKWIDQKITLPRPRVYANVRVPESVEYANPDAEPERNRGNTTRYAATLWWVDDGWKVYEWEFVL
- a CDS encoding DUF6318 family protein; amino-acid sequence: MDTLGVGFSGKQVFALRMVRTVVVLVVSLIGLAACGGEDPTADPTPIQASSSSVSSPTASESESAEPEVELWQQKSRAGAKAFVDHWLEALDVAQTTGDLGPLRASSHRRCVGCTGYVKAVGRLYAAGGHIKTGPWLAAHKAYDRQQSPSSPRIVVDVRIPKAVQVLSSGAEPETFPAGRDTFAAWLRWVNDQWVMWEWEFLR